The Cryptococcus gattii WM276 chromosome B, complete sequence genome has a segment encoding these proteins:
- a CDS encoding Glycogen synthase kinase 3, putative (Similar to TIGR gene model, INSD accession AAW41774.1), translating into MSGVVNGVRVATDDPNRVITVSAQWGKTGADTTISYTNCKAVGNGSFGVVFAAKMSPVKHEDGSEEPESDIAIKKVLQDKRFKNRELQIMRLVHHPNIVDLRAFFYSNGDKKDEVYLNLVLELVPETVYRASRHYAKLKQAMPMLQVKLYMYQLFRSLAYIHSIGICHRDIKPQNLLLNPATGVLKLCDFGSAKILVAGEPNVSYICSRYYRAPELIFGATNYTTNIDIWSTGCVMAELMLGQPLFPGESGIDQLVEIIKVLGTPTREQIKTMNPNYMEHKFPQIKPHPFTKVFRPRTPADAISLISTLLEYTPSARYTAPEALVHPFFDELRVEGARLPNGKDMPELFNFTHEELSSRPDLIRQLVPAHAEEELRSRGIDVNDFKPIPPEQLRVTLDVSNFKSDE; encoded by the exons ATGTCAGGAGTCGTGAATGGTGTTAGGGTCGCCA CCGACGACCCCAACCGCGTCATTACCGTCAGCGCTCAGTGGGGCAAAACTGGCGCAGATACCACCATCAGTTATACTAACTGCAAGGCTGTCGGAAATGGAAGTTTCGGCGTTGTCTTTGCAGCCAAGATGTCGCCTGTGAAACACGAAGACGGGTCTGAGGAACCAGAATCGGATATTGCTATCAAGAAGGTGTTGCAGGACAAGCGATTCAAG AACCGAGAACTCCAAATCATGCGCCTCGTCCATCATCCCAACATTGTCGATCTTAGGGCATTCTTCTACTCCAACGGCGACAAGAAGGACGAAGTTTACCTCAACCTTGTGCTTGAATTAGTACCCGAGACTGTCTACCGAGCTTCTCGTCATTACGCCAAACTCAAGCAAGCAATGCCCATGCTCCAAGTTAAATTGTACATGTACCAGCTCTTCCGCTCTTTGGCGTACATCCATTCCATCGGCATTTGCCACCGAGACATCAAGCCCCAAAACTTGCTCCTCAACCCGGCGACTGGCGTTTTGAAGCTTTGTGATTTTGGTTCCGCTAAGATCCTCGTTGCCGGCGAGCCCAACGTGTCTTATATTTGTTCTAGATACTACCGAGCCCCTGAACTCATTTTCGGTGCCACAAACTATACCACAAACATTGACATTTGGTCAACTGGTTGTGTCATGGCCGAACTGATGTTGGGACAACCTTTATTCCCCGGTGAATCTGGCATTGATCAGTTGGTGGAGATTATCAAAGTTTTGGGTACCCCTACTAGGGAACAAATCAAGACTATGAACCCCAATTACATGGAGCACAAGTTCCCTCAAATCAAGCCTCATCCCTTCACCAAAGTCTTCCGGCCGCGGACCCCTGCCGATGCTATCTCCCTTATCAGCACTTTGCTTGAATACACTCCTTCGGCGAGGTATACTGCTCCTGAAGCATTGGTGCATCCATTCTTTGACGAGTTGAGGGTGGAAGGTGCGAGGTTGCCAAATGGAAAGGACATGCCCGAGTTGTTCAACTTCACCCATGAGg AACTGTCATCTCGTCCTGACCTTATTCGTCAACTTGTGCCTGCGCACGCTGAGGAGGAGCTTCGTTCAAGGGGCATCGATGTCAACGACTTCAAGCCCATTCCCCCTGAACAGCTGCGTGTCACATTGGACGTGAGTAACTTCAAATCTGACGAATAG
- a CDS encoding Hypothetical protein (Similar to TIGR gene model, INSD accession AAW41775.1; CNB00730), with translation MSVTAKAFFISAVAVSATTVWGVHYLQKWEYDNMYQGILKDDARLAAKAAAAAAATQSQSQPVAQPAPTVDPDCTTCVISPPPQLLESQSAEQRAREREGRKREYEEQKQLAGRLATEQGLREETRRV, from the exons ATGTCTGTCACTGCCAAagccttcttcatctctgCTGTCGCCGTCTCAGCGACGACTGTCTGGGGCGTACATTACCTCCAAAAATGGGAGTACGAC AACATGTACCAAGGGATCTTGAAAGATGACGCCCGTCTCGCCGCCAAAGCAGCCGCCGCGGCTGCCGCTACCCAGTCTCAGTCCCAGCCAGTAGCCCAACCAGCACCTACCGTGGACCCCGACTGCACCACATGTGTCAtctcccctcctcctcaacTACTTGAATCCCAAAGTGCAGAGCAAAGAGCGAGGGAAcgagaaggaaggaagagggagtATGAGGAGCAGAAGCAGTTGGCTGGAAGGCTGGCTACTGAACAAGGATTGAGAGAAGAGACGAGAAGGGTTTAA